The Acidimicrobiales bacterium genome has a segment encoding these proteins:
- a CDS encoding ATP-binding protein: protein MSASAAQFQFAAEFVLFLASAAGLALVVLRGELVARPLGSRALLAVGFLSLSAAAFFHGSSLIESGDDPLLLSLRGAGVAALLFGSVPWCGGRTSRRLMWVGMAGTAAATVAAATTTTSNVPAALLVIGAAGIGSSVLTASRRSIAARVAASAAGALLLVVLVLSVALSAVLANTVEDQELTRLDARARSEATFARREGAARLAEAKIVAANLGSQRAQAILDFTGPGEGNLNPELAALSSTYFLGTPLAFVAPTGEVLGVTGIDNATAVALAGSEIVRQSIQTLSARNSVDVLAGQAFAVAASPARMQQQGASPVLLGVAIAVSRLNDDYLNVRSSDDESLSLALADRDRFVASFGPRPPAGTVLSLAKTVIDTGRAESTITPTRFVAIRPVRMEDERPILAMAASTPTAIVGDSRDRLFRTLFVIALGGTLLALLLASIVGERIGAGLRRLTRVAEGIQRGELNVRAEIASDDEVGVLGSAFDSMALSIQEKTEAESRLRSRLEAVVAGMGEALIAVDATGRITDFNQAAEELLGIGAASAREQRADEVVSLSADDGTDIGGRLTRLSPTRWHAEGWVDHQDGSRIPVSVLGGPLRDLAGELAGAVFVLRDLRREREVEQMKTEFLSRIGHELRTPLTGIMGYADLLTRKDVPPERARQWHGEILKQSKALFRIVQMLEFFASAGAGRVILRPEVVEVRALVDEVVKRWDERVNGTRSIVRRVSRGVPKVQVDRRWLTLSLDELVDNAVKFSGDGGKITVTAAPVDGGLEVSVVDRGKGMTPQEQELAFADFVQGDTSDTRSFGGLGLGLSLVQRVAEAHGGSVSLLSEPGKGSRFSIFLPATPIQGRR from the coding sequence ATGTCCGCTTCGGCCGCCCAGTTCCAGTTCGCCGCCGAATTCGTGCTGTTCCTCGCCTCGGCAGCGGGGCTGGCCCTCGTCGTCCTGCGCGGGGAGCTGGTGGCGCGCCCGCTCGGCTCCCGTGCCCTGTTGGCCGTCGGCTTCCTCTCCCTCTCCGCCGCCGCCTTCTTCCACGGCTCCAGCCTCATCGAAAGCGGCGACGACCCCCTCCTGCTCAGCCTGCGCGGCGCGGGCGTGGCCGCCTTGTTGTTCGGCTCCGTCCCGTGGTGCGGCGGGCGCACATCGCGCCGCCTCATGTGGGTGGGCATGGCCGGCACCGCGGCAGCCACCGTGGCGGCGGCCACGACCACGACCAGCAACGTCCCCGCCGCCTTGCTCGTCATCGGTGCCGCGGGCATCGGCTCGTCGGTGCTCACCGCCAGCCGCCGGTCCATCGCCGCCCGGGTGGCGGCCAGCGCGGCGGGCGCCCTCCTGCTGGTCGTGCTCGTGCTGTCGGTGGCGCTGTCGGCAGTCCTGGCCAACACCGTGGAGGACCAGGAGCTCACCCGCCTCGACGCCCGTGCCCGCTCGGAAGCGACCTTCGCCCGCCGGGAAGGGGCGGCCCGCCTGGCCGAAGCCAAGATCGTGGCCGCCAACCTCGGCAGCCAGCGGGCCCAGGCCATCCTCGACTTCACCGGCCCGGGCGAGGGCAACCTCAACCCCGAACTGGCGGCGTTGTCGTCGACCTACTTCCTCGGCACGCCCCTGGCCTTTGTGGCCCCGACCGGCGAGGTCCTCGGCGTCACCGGCATCGACAACGCCACAGCCGTGGCCTTGGCCGGCTCGGAGATCGTGCGCCAGTCGATCCAGACGCTGTCGGCCCGCAACTCGGTCGACGTGCTGGCGGGCCAGGCCTTCGCGGTGGCCGCCTCACCGGCGCGCATGCAGCAGCAAGGGGCCTCGCCCGTCCTGCTCGGCGTGGCCATCGCCGTCTCCCGGCTCAACGACGACTACCTCAACGTGCGCTCCAGCGACGACGAGTCGCTCTCGCTGGCCTTGGCGGATCGTGACCGCTTCGTGGCGTCGTTCGGCCCCCGCCCGCCTGCGGGCACCGTGCTGTCGTTGGCCAAGACGGTGATCGACACCGGCCGGGCCGAGTCGACCATCACGCCTACCCGTTTCGTGGCCATCCGCCCGGTGCGCATGGAGGACGAGCGCCCCATCCTCGCCATGGCCGCTTCCACCCCGACCGCCATCGTGGGCGACTCGCGCGATCGCTTGTTCCGCACCCTGTTCGTCATCGCCCTGGGTGGCACCCTGCTCGCCCTGCTGCTGGCGTCGATCGTGGGCGAGCGCATCGGCGCAGGCCTGCGCCGCCTGACCCGAGTGGCCGAGGGCATCCAGCGCGGCGAGCTCAACGTGCGGGCCGAGATCGCCAGCGACGACGAGGTCGGCGTGTTGGGCAGCGCCTTCGACTCGATGGCCTTGTCGATCCAGGAGAAGACCGAAGCGGAAAGCCGCCTGCGCAGCCGCTTGGAAGCGGTCGTGGCGGGCATGGGCGAGGCGCTCATCGCCGTCGACGCCACCGGCCGCATCACCGACTTCAACCAGGCCGCTGAGGAGTTGCTCGGCATCGGCGCCGCCTCGGCGCGTGAGCAACGGGCCGACGAAGTGGTCAGCCTCAGCGCCGACGACGGCACCGACATCGGCGGCCGCCTCACCCGGCTGTCGCCCACCCGCTGGCACGCCGAAGGCTGGGTCGACCACCAGGACGGCAGCCGCATCCCCGTGTCGGTCCTGGGCGGTCCGCTGCGCGACTTGGCGGGGGAGCTGGCCGGTGCGGTGTTCGTGCTGCGCGACCTGCGCCGCGAGCGCGAGGTCGAGCAGATGAAGACGGAGTTTCTCTCGCGCATCGGCCACGAGTTGCGCACCCCGCTGACCGGGATCATGGGCTACGCCGACCTGCTTACCCGCAAGGACGTGCCGCCCGAGCGGGCCCGCCAGTGGCACGGCGAGATCCTCAAGCAGTCCAAGGCGTTGTTCCGCATCGTGCAGATGCTGGAGTTCTTCGCCTCGGCGGGCGCCGGTCGCGTCATCCTCCGCCCCGAGGTGGTCGAGGTGCGAGCCCTGGTCGACGAAGTGGTGAAGCGGTGGGACGAACGGGTTAACGGCACCCGGTCGATCGTGCGCCGGGTGAGCCGCGGCGTGCCCAAGGTGCAGGTCGACCGGCGGTGGCTGACCCTGAGCCTCGACGAGCTGGTCGACAACGCCGTGAAGTTCTCGGGCGACGGGGGCAAGATCACGGTGACCGCTGCGCCCGTCGACGGCGGCCTCGAGGTAAGCGTGGTCGACCGAGGCAAGGGGATGACGCCGCAGGAGCAGGAACTGGCGTTCGCTGACTTCGTGCAAGGTGATACCTCTGACACCCGGAGCTTCGGCGGCTTGGGGCTCGGACT
- a CDS encoding PDZ domain-containing protein, with translation MVVPDSGTGVPSGSGLQPAPERPLWLHFWWVPHVVIGLLTLAVSLNTDLPYYAIAPGDAREVDELIRAPEGRLYPSRGEVYLATVSLQRVKALGAVQGWLDDEVDVVPEEQILGRTPPAQYRQQNLQLMDDSKETAIVVALRQLGHNVPETGKGALVVQVSDGSPASGRLAPGDAITAVDGVPTTVSQAAVDRIRSHRPGEVARIEVTDSNGTTRIEEVTLGEREGNAFLGVVMQTKDRRFDKPFEVNIDSGRIGGPSAGLAFALGLIEQLSAGELTGGKKVAVTGTIDMNGEVGEVGGVAQKTAAVRNQGADVFLVPPGEYEVALSHAGSKLQIVKVATLEEAIQALGRLGGDITAATAGGSR, from the coding sequence ATGGTAGTGCCCGACTCCGGGACGGGTGTGCCATCGGGGAGCGGCCTCCAACCGGCGCCCGAACGCCCCCTGTGGCTGCACTTCTGGTGGGTGCCGCACGTGGTCATCGGCCTTCTCACCCTCGCCGTCTCTCTCAACACCGATCTCCCGTACTACGCCATCGCACCCGGCGACGCCCGTGAGGTCGACGAGCTCATCCGGGCGCCCGAGGGTCGCCTCTACCCGAGCCGCGGCGAGGTCTACCTGGCCACCGTCTCCCTCCAGCGGGTCAAGGCGCTGGGCGCCGTGCAGGGCTGGCTCGACGACGAGGTCGACGTCGTGCCCGAAGAGCAGATCCTGGGCCGCACCCCGCCGGCGCAGTACCGCCAGCAGAACCTCCAGCTCATGGACGACTCCAAGGAGACGGCCATCGTCGTCGCCCTGCGCCAGCTCGGCCACAACGTGCCCGAGACCGGCAAGGGCGCCCTCGTCGTCCAGGTCAGCGACGGCTCACCGGCCTCCGGGCGCCTCGCCCCGGGCGACGCCATCACCGCCGTCGACGGCGTTCCGACGACCGTGTCGCAGGCCGCCGTCGACCGCATCCGCTCTCACCGGCCCGGCGAAGTCGCCCGCATCGAGGTGACCGACAGCAACGGCACCACCCGCATCGAAGAGGTTACCCTGGGCGAGCGAGAGGGCAACGCCTTCCTCGGCGTGGTCATGCAGACCAAGGACCGCCGCTTCGACAAGCCCTTCGAGGTGAACATCGACAGCGGTCGCATCGGCGGCCCCTCGGCGGGCCTGGCCTTCGCCCTCGGCCTCATCGAGCAGCTCTCGGCGGGCGAGCTCACCGGGGGCAAGAAGGTGGCGGTCACCGGCACCATCGACATGAACGGCGAAGTCGGCGAAGTCGGCGGGGTCGCCCAGAAGACGGCGGCCGTCCGCAACCAAGGAGCAGACGTCTTCCTCGTGCCGCCGGGCGAGTACGAGGTGGCGCTGTCGCACGCGGGCAGCAAGCTGCAGATCGTGAAGGTGGCCACCTTGGAGGAGGCCATCCAGGCGTTGGGCCGTCTCGGCGGCGACATCACGGCGGCCACAGCAGGGGGGAGCCGGTGA
- a CDS encoding type II toxin-antitoxin system PemK/MazF family toxin, whose protein sequence is MRPRRGELWLVDFGEPVGREQAGRRPALVVSADALNEGPAGVVVVVPLTTARRGLPSHIEIEPRDSGLSEVSYAKCEDVKSISDRRLVARLGSTDPGVMFSVGRTLTYLLDL, encoded by the coding sequence GTGAGGCCACGCAGGGGTGAACTGTGGTTGGTCGACTTCGGGGAGCCCGTCGGGCGTGAACAGGCTGGGCGCCGTCCTGCGCTCGTCGTCTCCGCCGATGCGCTGAACGAAGGCCCCGCCGGCGTGGTGGTCGTCGTCCCTCTCACCACCGCACGCCGGGGACTGCCGTCGCACATCGAGATAGAGCCACGCGACTCCGGCTTGTCGGAAGTGAGCTACGCCAAGTGCGAAGACGTGAAGTCGATCTCGGACCGGCGCCTGGTGGCGCGACTGGGGAGCACGGACCCCGGCGTCATGTTCTCGGTCGGCCGCACCCTGACCTATCTGCTCGACCTCTGA
- a CDS encoding class E sortase — MRPDTRRLLTVLVVGLLLSGLGAVVVERTTEAPAVAVDNPVAEVPVSTTVAAPAGSSTTTTVRGPVTPPADPYAAEPIVEIGTIEIPKIGLVHRLYHGISLRNIDKGPSHWPGTAMPGENGNVVIAGHRVTHSRPFRNIDKLVAGDEVVFDLGGVRTVYLVTESFVVTPRRVDIADPTPTPTATLFACHPPGSAKQRYVVRLALRP, encoded by the coding sequence ATGCGTCCCGACACCCGCCGCCTCCTGACGGTCCTCGTCGTCGGCCTGCTGCTGTCGGGCCTCGGCGCCGTCGTGGTGGAGCGGACGACCGAGGCGCCTGCGGTCGCCGTCGACAACCCGGTGGCCGAGGTGCCGGTGTCGACGACGGTGGCGGCGCCGGCCGGGTCGTCGACCACCACCACCGTGCGCGGGCCGGTCACGCCACCCGCCGACCCCTACGCGGCCGAGCCCATCGTGGAGATCGGCACCATCGAGATCCCCAAGATCGGGTTGGTGCACCGGCTCTACCACGGCATCAGCCTGCGCAACATCGACAAGGGCCCGAGCCACTGGCCGGGCACGGCCATGCCGGGAGAGAACGGCAACGTCGTCATCGCCGGGCACCGGGTGACCCACTCGCGCCCGTTCCGCAACATCGACAAGCTGGTCGCCGGCGACGAGGTCGTCTTCGACCTAGGTGGCGTGCGCACCGTGTACCTGGTGACCGAGTCGTTCGTGGTCACACCGCGGCGGGTCGACATCGCCGATCCCACGCCCACGCCGACGGCAACGTTGTTCGCCTGCCATCCGCCCGGCTCGGCCAAGCAGCGCTACGTGGTGCGCCTGGCGCTCCGGCCGTAG